A stretch of the Candidatus Curtissbacteria bacterium genome encodes the following:
- a CDS encoding SGNH/GDSL hydrolase family protein has protein sequence MQEKSKTLIKHATIIGLVISLLTFTFSILVGEYIVRHTLPQNTYNFARLRGMNIFDSTETLPITLQKDVKDYDHIAYTLEFRHKVDTNSQGIRGREISLEKPQNTYRILLLGDSMTFGWGVNEEETFAKVLENNLNTWSKESNLDTNFEVINAGFTGGKTLDSYYVFLNEMGLKYKPDLVVLNLFPYNDVTDLLEMNWDEVDERGLPHKITSKFQSTEDGYIVNIYQKNWIYEIPVVRNTHLGILLMSAMEKGSPNTVKKIKKSLGFQENPPKSISQEEAVPCLSNITATNTSCVAEILQGIEKSKTLIAGINDLVTQNQSAFIVTILTDPQQAKSIGRQIEDGYKLEEEQPQREFRDFLNDKKIANLDFLKFMAVKNSQDYYFERDGHFNVPGHKRTGNLLSAFIAQNYLPTVTINQEFLKENQINPSIDFALK, from the coding sequence ATGCAGGAAAAATCTAAGACCTTAATCAAGCACGCGACCATCATCGGCCTCGTAATCTCACTGCTCACGTTTACTTTTTCGATTCTTGTCGGCGAATATATAGTCCGTCACACTCTTCCTCAAAACACTTACAACTTTGCCAGACTTCGAGGAATGAATATTTTCGATAGTACAGAAACCCTCCCAATTACGCTTCAAAAAGATGTTAAAGACTACGACCATATCGCATACACTCTGGAATTTAGACATAAAGTAGATACAAACTCACAAGGAATTCGTGGCCGTGAAATATCTTTGGAAAAGCCTCAAAATACTTACAGGATTCTCTTGCTTGGAGATTCAATGACCTTTGGCTGGGGAGTAAACGAAGAAGAAACTTTCGCCAAAGTTCTTGAAAACAACCTTAATACCTGGTCGAAAGAATCAAATCTTGATACAAACTTCGAAGTCATCAACGCGGGTTTTACTGGCGGTAAAACCCTAGATAGCTATTACGTTTTCTTAAATGAAATGGGTCTAAAGTATAAACCCGACCTTGTTGTTCTCAACCTCTTCCCTTACAACGACGTCACCGATCTACTGGAAATGAACTGGGATGAGGTAGACGAAAGAGGCTTGCCGCATAAAATCACATCCAAGTTTCAGTCAACAGAAGACGGTTACATCGTAAATATTTACCAGAAAAACTGGATATACGAAATTCCTGTTGTCAGAAATACCCACCTCGGAATCCTTTTAATGTCTGCAATGGAAAAAGGCTCTCCAAATACAGTTAAAAAAATTAAAAAATCACTCGGGTTTCAAGAAAATCCTCCAAAGTCGATCTCTCAAGAAGAAGCGGTTCCTTGTCTTTCAAATATTACTGCGACAAATACTTCGTGTGTCGCTGAAATTTTACAAGGAATTGAAAAATCCAAAACCTTAATCGCCGGAATTAACGACCTGGTTACACAAAATCAAAGCGCGTTTATAGTTACCATCCTAACTGACCCGCAACAAGCAAAGTCGATCGGAAGACAGATTGAAGATGGTTACAAGCTGGAAGAAGAGCAGCCTCAAAGGGAGTTTCGGGACTTTCTCAACGATAAGAAAATCGCTAATTTGGACTTTCTAAAATTCATGGCCGTTAAAAATTCTCAAGATTATTATTTTGAAAGAGATGGACATTTTAATGTTCCTGGACATAAACGAACTGGCAATTTACTTTCCGCTTTTATCGCGCAAAACTACTTACCAACCGTTACAATCAACCAGGAGTTTCTTAAAGAAAACCAAATCAACCCATCAATCGATTTCGCTTTAAAATAA
- a CDS encoding DUF1801 domain-containing protein gives MKKTVPKLKPYIETGMIGYGKYHYKYASGREGEWATIALASQKNYISVYVCGVKDGKYVAEAHKDDLPKASIGKSCIRFKKTEDIDLDVLKKVILEGSKNPIGSN, from the coding sequence ATTAAAAAAACAGTTCCAAAGCTCAAACCATACATCGAAACGGGCATGATTGGTTACGGAAAATACCACTACAAGTATGCAAGTGGTCGCGAAGGAGAGTGGGCAACTATTGCTCTGGCTAGCCAAAAAAACTACATTTCCGTCTACGTTTGCGGTGTAAAAGATGGAAAATACGTCGCCGAAGCTCATAAAGACGATCTCCCAAAGGCAAGCATTGGCAAAAGCTGTATCAGGTTTAAAAAGACGGAGGATATCGACCTTGATGTCCTTAAAAAAGTTATTCTGGAAGGCTCAAAAAACCCAATTGGCTCAAATTGA
- a CDS encoding carbamoyltransferase, which yields MYILGIACFYHESSACLIRDGKVVAASAEERFTRKKHDSDFPKEAIKFCLQKAGIKIKDVNYVVYYEKPFWKFARILFSTLASYPQAYRLFAKGMITWLSDKLWVRSIIADELNIGKEKILFVPHHVSHAASAFYPSGFDEAAVMTFDGVGEWTTATYGVGRGKDLDIYAEIRFPHSIGLLYSVFTAFLGFEVNDGEYKVMGMAPYGKPKYLDKVRKLVKVYPDGSLHLKMEYFTFHKSPEKSYSDKFIELFGEPRPHDFYFFTRSSGYPDYFGEKPKNYKELADLNQKYADIAASIQAFTEEIILKLADTVHRKTKMDNICIAGGVGLNSVANGVLLRKGPFKRVFVQPAAGDDGGSLGAALYVYHAILGKRRTFVQDNCYFGADFTDSQIEKFLRKKRIKFKKITSEEKLTDFLASSIVDGKVIGLYHGRAEWGPRALGARSIMADPRRDEMKDIVNTKIKFREPYRPFAPVVLAEKAKDYFELGDLEHEYLTRFMLGVFPVKKDKRKVIPAITHVDGSGRLQIISEKQNARYYNIIKKFGKKTGVYVLMNTSFNLKGEPIVNSPENAFNTFSKSGLDILALEKYIVLKEDL from the coding sequence ATGTATATTCTCGGAATCGCATGTTTTTATCACGAATCCAGCGCTTGTTTAATACGCGACGGAAAGGTCGTTGCCGCTAGCGCGGAAGAGAGATTTACAAGAAAAAAGCACGACAGTGATTTTCCAAAAGAAGCGATTAAATTTTGTCTCCAGAAAGCGGGAATTAAGATTAAAGATGTCAATTACGTTGTCTATTACGAAAAGCCATTCTGGAAATTTGCCAGAATATTATTTTCCACTCTAGCTTCTTATCCGCAAGCTTACAGATTATTTGCAAAAGGAATGATTACTTGGCTTTCCGACAAACTTTGGGTAAGGTCGATAATCGCGGACGAACTTAATATCGGCAAAGAAAAGATTCTATTTGTTCCTCATCACGTCTCTCACGCGGCATCGGCCTTTTATCCCTCGGGTTTTGATGAAGCGGCTGTTATGACTTTTGACGGAGTCGGGGAGTGGACAACCGCAACTTACGGTGTTGGACGGGGGAAAGACCTTGATATATACGCTGAAATTAGATTTCCACATAGCATTGGGCTTTTGTATTCGGTTTTTACGGCGTTTTTAGGCTTCGAAGTTAATGACGGGGAATACAAAGTGATGGGCATGGCGCCATATGGAAAGCCGAAATATTTGGACAAGGTGCGAAAATTGGTCAAGGTTTATCCCGATGGTTCTCTGCATCTTAAAATGGAATATTTTACCTTCCACAAGTCTCCAGAAAAATCATATTCCGACAAATTCATAGAGCTGTTTGGTGAACCCCGGCCTCATGATTTCTATTTTTTTACGAGAAGTAGCGGATATCCTGATTATTTTGGAGAAAAACCGAAGAACTACAAAGAGCTTGCGGACTTAAACCAAAAATACGCAGACATTGCGGCTTCGATTCAAGCTTTTACAGAAGAAATAATCCTGAAACTGGCCGATACAGTTCATAGGAAAACTAAGATGGATAATATTTGTATTGCCGGAGGAGTCGGATTGAATAGTGTGGCAAACGGAGTGCTTCTGAGGAAAGGACCTTTTAAAAGAGTATTTGTGCAACCGGCTGCGGGTGATGACGGCGGCAGTTTGGGTGCCGCACTTTACGTGTATCATGCGATTTTAGGTAAAAGAAGAACATTTGTTCAGGATAATTGTTATTTTGGTGCGGATTTTACAGATTCTCAAATTGAAAAGTTTTTGAGAAAAAAGAGGATTAAATTTAAAAAGATCACTTCCGAAGAAAAGCTGACGGATTTTCTTGCGAGTTCTATTGTGGACGGGAAGGTAATCGGGCTGTATCACGGCAGGGCAGAGTGGGGGCCGAGGGCACTTGGCGCAAGATCGATAATGGCGGACCCGAGGCGCGACGAAATGAAGGATATTGTTAATACCAAGATTAAATTCCGAGAGCCTTATAGACCTTTCGCGCCTGTAGTCTTGGCCGAGAAAGCGAAAGACTACTTTGAGCTTGGCGATTTGGAGCACGAATACCTGACACGCTTTATGCTTGGAGTTTTTCCGGTCAAAAAGGATAAAAGGAAGGTGATTCCAGCGATTACTCACGTAGATGGATCGGGTCGTTTGCAGATAATTTCGGAAAAACAGAATGCGCGTTATTACAACATCATCAAAAAATTCGGCAAAAAGACGGGCGTTTATGTTCTAATGAATACCTCCTTTAACCTAAAAGGCGAGCCAATTGTAAATTCACCGGAAAACGCTTTCAATACGTTTTCCAAGTCGGGTTTGGATATTTTAGCGCTTGAAAAATATATAGTTCTTAAGGAAGACCTTTAA
- a CDS encoding lipopolysaccharide assembly protein LapA domain-containing protein, whose translation MISLIFTLLVALVFSFFALQNTAPITLRVFGYTFTNVPLYVITIASILIGVGISSIVYLARSITDSLTIFGKNRRIRSREEEINKLHAKIDELETENSRFKAGKPAPFIQSSFSKPNVFQRIRGRLST comes from the coding sequence ATGATAAGTTTAATTTTTACGTTGCTAGTTGCATTAGTTTTCTCGTTTTTCGCGCTCCAGAATACGGCGCCGATCACGCTGCGCGTTTTTGGGTACACGTTCACCAACGTCCCGCTTTATGTCATCACAATCGCGTCAATTCTAATTGGAGTCGGAATTTCTTCGATAGTTTATTTGGCGCGGTCCATTACAGATTCTCTAACAATCTTCGGTAAAAATAGGAGGATCAGAAGCCGCGAAGAAGAAATAAACAAACTTCATGCGAAAATAGACGAATTGGAAACAGAAAATTCCAGATTTAAAGCTGGAAAACCCGCTCCTTTCATCCAATCATCTTTCTCAAAACCCAACGTTTTTCAAAGAATCCGCGGTCGTCTCTCTACCTAA
- the rpoD gene encoding RNA polymerase sigma factor RpoD, with protein MPRVAKSKTQTVDPTEKTEEQREKAAALTRKLEIRKLLKRGKDQGFVAQEEILAIFPMVERNIEEVDDLYFKLLTEGVDVFDTTEMDSSDMSKSVTELEKELEGLATLEEGYLSDPVRMYLREIGRVSLLTYEEEVSLAKRVEKNDRRARERLINANLRLVVSIAKKYVNRGLTLLDLIEEGNIGLMRAVEKYDWRRGYKFSTYATWWIRQAITRAIADQARTIRIPVHMVETINKFNRISRKLMQELGREPTPEEVALEMEIEPDKVREIIKVSQEPASLEAPVGEEEDSRLGDFIQDASASPTDQATQALLKDHIREVLGSLSPREAKVLEYRFGLEDGKQRTLEEVGKEFGVTRERIRQIEAKAIRKLRHPTRAKKLRDYLETV; from the coding sequence GTGCCAAGAGTTGCAAAATCAAAAACACAAACAGTAGACCCAACAGAAAAAACTGAAGAACAACGCGAAAAAGCGGCTGCTCTAACTCGCAAATTAGAGATCAGGAAACTTCTTAAAAGAGGTAAAGATCAAGGATTTGTCGCGCAAGAAGAAATTCTAGCGATCTTTCCTATGGTTGAGCGAAACATCGAGGAAGTAGATGATCTTTACTTCAAATTGCTAACAGAGGGTGTCGACGTTTTCGACACGACAGAAATGGACTCTTCGGATATGTCCAAATCTGTGACCGAGCTTGAAAAAGAGCTTGAAGGTTTGGCGACACTCGAGGAAGGATATCTTTCTGATCCGGTGAGGATGTATCTGCGGGAAATTGGTCGAGTTTCTTTGCTTACTTATGAGGAAGAGGTTTCTCTTGCAAAGAGGGTTGAGAAGAACGATAGAAGGGCGAGAGAGCGTTTAATTAACGCCAACTTAAGGCTTGTTGTTTCCATCGCCAAGAAATATGTAAACCGTGGACTTACTCTTCTGGATTTGATCGAGGAAGGAAACATCGGACTGATGAGGGCGGTCGAAAAATACGACTGGAGACGCGGATACAAATTCTCTACATACGCGACTTGGTGGATCAGGCAGGCAATAACTAGGGCGATTGCGGACCAGGCAAGGACGATTCGAATTCCCGTCCACATGGTCGAAACGATCAACAAATTCAACAGAATTTCCAGAAAATTAATGCAGGAATTAGGACGTGAACCGACTCCGGAAGAAGTTGCGCTCGAGATGGAGATCGAGCCGGATAAGGTTCGTGAAATTATTAAAGTTTCACAAGAACCAGCATCTTTGGAGGCACCTGTTGGTGAGGAAGAGGATAGCAGGCTTGGAGATTTCATTCAGGACGCTTCTGCTTCACCGACGGATCAGGCAACACAGGCGCTGCTTAAAGATCACATCCGTGAAGTTTTAGGGTCACTTTCACCGAGGGAAGCAAAGGTTTTAGAATACAGATTTGGTCTGGAGGATGGGAAACAGAGGACGCTGGAAGAAGTAGGAAAAGAATTCGGTGTAACGCGTGAGCGAATCAGGCAGATTGAAGCAAAAGCGATCAGAAAACTTCGACATCCTACCCGCGCGAAGAAACTTCGAGACTATTTAGAGACTGTTTAG
- a CDS encoding DUF5989 family protein: protein MKFLKGFVSRSGEAGELLEFLWKAKLWFLIPFVIVLLAFGLLLVFAQATGVAPFIYTLI from the coding sequence ATGAAGTTTCTTAAGGGATTTGTTTCTAGAAGCGGTGAGGCTGGGGAGTTGTTAGAGTTTCTGTGGAAAGCTAAGCTTTGGTTTTTGATTCCATTTGTAATCGTTCTTCTTGCGTTTGGTTTGCTCCTGGTCTTTGCTCAGGCTACTGGAGTCGCTCCATTTATCTACACATTGATTTAA
- a CDS encoding YfhO family protein: MIKKYPLRIFLLFTVLTLIIFWPILMGKVNLNGNLLVSYYPPYSENLPFKNTGWDQLRIYFPFYQVTFEQFRNFIIPLWNPYAFSGHPHAADFQSAVFYPLNVFGLFLPQIELWHLLRVTPTILASFFMFLYLRSLKLVKIAAIFGALTFGFSPFILTWGEEVVMSPHSILWLPLILLAIERFDLLSSRHPERSEGSQTSTIRNRLLRSARNDKKWYLLIISLSTAFSFLAGYMQTSIYLFIFVAFYILFRLGLKPLFTRDGAKLIGAFVLGAMLAAIQLVISAEIFVNSARSQIALTETLFEFLVPVEGLLTFIAPDFFGHPATYNMFRGGSAQYYEAIMFSGIAALLFALYSIYAKYKDKLVLFLTVFVVVSLSTTLDLPTSRLFLSLPIPFLSTSIANRILFIDAFCIATLGAIGLNEWLTKGGEGILRVVAALAVVYIFVIGYLLAAKQFGLPYFERGGAPIGQTVNISLRNMVIPFGVFTITTFLVVFATFFAKFKKNVAILIIFIAFLHIFYFSWKYFSFSDRKYVFPTSPELSFIRDHQENFRSWGIGDAFFEVNFASQYGLYWPEGYDSLNNKSYGEFTYAMQGQDLSSFTFRADASLGRSDTATILGSEARRRLVDMVGVKYVIGKNSESELITKNNFKKVFEGNKYSVFENLQVVPRVMLASNYEGPPDFKDDSLSDSEVKKIRRSRIFEKLTRKDFDFRNTVILEEPSPISPQFGEGSAQITRYEPSEVVVKTRSEQPKLLVLSDNYFPGWKATVDGDEVKILRANYTFRAVPLTPGEHSVRFVYDPLSFKLGVIVSAVSLGALVVFFMRPRFKLT, encoded by the coding sequence ATGATTAAGAAATATCCTTTGCGTATTTTCTTGCTCTTTACCGTTCTAACTCTGATTATATTTTGGCCCATATTAATGGGAAAAGTCAACCTGAACGGCAATCTTTTAGTTTCTTATTACCCGCCTTATAGTGAAAACCTGCCATTCAAGAACACTGGTTGGGATCAGCTGCGAATTTATTTTCCGTTTTACCAAGTCACTTTCGAACAATTTCGCAATTTTATTATTCCTTTGTGGAACCCATACGCGTTTTCGGGGCACCCTCATGCAGCTGATTTTCAAAGCGCCGTTTTTTACCCTTTAAATGTTTTTGGCTTGTTTTTGCCCCAGATTGAGCTTTGGCATCTACTCAGGGTAACTCCGACGATTTTAGCCTCGTTTTTTATGTTTCTGTATCTGCGCAGCCTTAAGCTTGTTAAGATTGCCGCTATTTTTGGAGCGTTAACTTTCGGTTTTAGCCCTTTTATTCTGACATGGGGAGAAGAAGTGGTGATGTCGCCTCATTCAATTTTGTGGCTGCCCCTAATCTTACTTGCGATTGAACGATTCGATCTTCTTTCTTCCCGTCATCCTGAGCGAAGCGAAGGATCTCAAACTTCGACAATTAGAAACAGATTGCTTCGCTCAGCTCGCAACGACAAGAAATGGTATTTGCTGATAATTTCTCTTTCGACCGCGTTTAGCTTCCTTGCGGGCTACATGCAGACTTCTATTTATCTTTTTATTTTTGTCGCTTTTTACATACTTTTTAGGCTTGGTCTCAAGCCCCTATTCACGCGTGATGGGGCAAAACTTATTGGTGCTTTTGTGCTTGGGGCGATGCTTGCCGCTATTCAGCTTGTTATTTCCGCGGAAATATTTGTAAATTCAGCGCGGTCTCAGATCGCCTTAACAGAGACACTTTTTGAGTTTTTGGTTCCTGTCGAGGGGCTCTTGACGTTTATCGCGCCTGATTTTTTCGGGCATCCGGCAACCTACAATATGTTTCGCGGAGGCTCCGCGCAATATTACGAAGCAATAATGTTTAGCGGTATCGCCGCTCTTCTTTTTGCCCTTTATTCGATTTACGCGAAATATAAAGACAAGCTTGTTCTTTTTCTGACGGTATTTGTTGTTGTTTCTCTATCGACGACTTTAGATTTGCCGACATCGAGGCTATTTCTTTCTCTGCCGATTCCTTTCCTTTCGACTTCAATTGCCAACAGAATTCTTTTTATTGATGCATTTTGTATCGCAACCCTGGGGGCTATTGGTCTTAATGAATGGCTGACGAAGGGGGGGGAGGGGATTTTGAGAGTGGTTGCTGCTTTGGCCGTAGTTTACATCTTTGTGATTGGGTATCTTTTGGCAGCAAAGCAATTTGGACTACCTTACTTTGAGAGGGGTGGGGCTCCAATCGGTCAAACCGTAAATATTAGCCTAAGAAATATGGTAATTCCGTTTGGAGTCTTCACAATTACGACATTTTTGGTCGTTTTTGCAACATTTTTTGCCAAATTCAAGAAAAATGTTGCCATTTTGATCATTTTTATTGCATTTTTGCACATTTTTTACTTTTCTTGGAAGTATTTTTCGTTTAGTGATAGAAAATACGTCTTTCCAACAAGTCCGGAGTTGAGTTTTATCAGAGATCATCAGGAGAATTTCAGGTCGTGGGGAATAGGGGACGCTTTTTTTGAAGTGAATTTTGCGAGTCAATACGGTCTTTACTGGCCAGAAGGGTATGACTCTCTCAACAACAAGAGCTATGGAGAGTTTACGTACGCGATGCAGGGGCAAGACCTTAGCTCGTTCACATTTCGGGCGGATGCGAGCTTGGGGCGGAGTGACACCGCGACTATTCTGGGTAGCGAGGCGAGAAGAAGACTGGTTGACATGGTAGGTGTCAAATACGTTATCGGGAAAAACAGTGAAAGTGAGCTAATTACCAAAAACAACTTCAAGAAAGTTTTTGAAGGGAATAAGTATTCAGTTTTCGAGAATTTACAAGTTGTACCGAGGGTGATGCTTGCCTCTAATTATGAGGGACCGCCTGATTTTAAGGATGATTCCCTGAGTGATTCCGAAGTTAAAAAGATACGACGAAGCAGGATCTTTGAAAAACTGACGAGGAAAGATTTTGACTTCCGAAACACTGTGATTTTGGAAGAACCTTCTCCTATCAGTCCGCAGTTTGGGGAGGGAAGTGCGCAAATAACTAGGTATGAACCTTCTGAAGTTGTGGTTAAAACAAGATCCGAACAGCCGAAATTGTTGGTTTTAAGCGACAATTATTTTCCCGGGTGGAAGGCGACGGTTGATGGGGATGAGGTCAAGATTTTGCGGGCTAATTACACATTTCGCGCTGTTCCTCTAACTCCTGGCGAGCACAGCGTGAGGTTTGTTTACGATCCGCTGTCATTTAAGTTGGGTGTGATTGTTTCTGCGGTGAGCCTAGGGGCACTAGTTGTCTTCTTTATGAGGCCACGTTTTAAATTGACCTAA
- the dnaG gene encoding DNA primase gives MDQVDEVKSKVDIVEVISSYIPLKKAGRNYSGLCPFHGEKTPSFMVSPERQAFKCFGCGEGGDVFTFLEKQEGWDFKETLEELAKRAGVTLRDFKPTKQSTQKEKLLEIHKLSEKFYNYILLEHKSGERARDYLKNRGVERDLWEKFGIGFAPKGWENLAGFLAKHKFNLADISTAGLVVGRSGRAGSYYDRFRERIMFPLKDSRGVIMGFAGRVLDANAKEAKYVNSPQTPIYNKGSLLFGLDLARNAIREKNEAVLVEGEFDVISAHKAGVLNVVASKGTALTEGQVAILSRICDKVIVCFDTDLAGDAAARRGIELLDLAGVSIRVADMGKFKDPDEFAQNDPAGFAQALEKSKDVYDYFIDSASSRFNATSSEGKKKIGREVLPILGKITDDLVRAHYIARLAKVLDLDVQLVSEAVSKKSTFIGSSDVPGQGVVNKQVSQEDYFLALLVYKEDIVSDFFEILKAQDFTSDSAKKFWVALRGIIKDPKIRTMSRAVGKLPKDLSDYCDHLYLVNLSLEFDDRELWAQEVIKISGMIKRASLKRQLEGLSQKLKEAQNKENDREIGILLAQFGKISEDIRQLEANS, from the coding sequence ATGGACCAGGTAGACGAGGTTAAGAGCAAGGTAGACATTGTAGAAGTTATTTCTTCTTATATTCCTTTAAAAAAAGCTGGGCGTAATTATTCGGGGCTTTGCCCGTTTCACGGAGAAAAGACGCCTTCTTTTATGGTTTCTCCGGAACGCCAGGCTTTTAAGTGTTTCGGTTGTGGTGAAGGTGGAGATGTTTTTACGTTTCTGGAAAAGCAGGAAGGTTGGGATTTTAAGGAAACCTTGGAGGAGTTGGCAAAAAGAGCTGGTGTTACGCTTCGTGACTTTAAACCGACGAAACAAAGTACTCAGAAAGAAAAATTATTAGAAATTCACAAGCTTTCGGAAAAGTTTTATAACTACATACTTTTGGAGCACAAAAGCGGTGAAAGAGCACGGGATTATTTGAAGAACAGGGGAGTCGAGCGCGATTTGTGGGAAAAATTTGGAATAGGTTTTGCGCCAAAAGGTTGGGAGAATCTAGCTGGATTTTTAGCTAAGCACAAATTTAATTTGGCGGACATTTCGACTGCGGGGCTGGTTGTTGGCAGGAGCGGCAGAGCGGGATCTTACTACGATCGGTTCCGCGAAAGAATTATGTTTCCTCTCAAAGATTCGCGAGGTGTAATTATGGGTTTTGCGGGGCGAGTTTTAGACGCAAATGCCAAAGAAGCAAAATACGTCAACAGTCCGCAAACGCCTATATACAATAAAGGCTCTTTGCTTTTTGGATTGGATTTGGCAAGGAATGCGATTCGCGAGAAAAATGAAGCAGTTTTAGTCGAAGGTGAATTTGACGTAATTTCTGCCCATAAAGCCGGAGTTTTGAACGTTGTTGCTTCTAAGGGAACAGCGCTTACAGAAGGACAGGTGGCGATTCTTTCCAGGATTTGCGACAAAGTTATAGTTTGCTTCGATACGGATTTGGCCGGGGATGCTGCAGCGAGGCGGGGAATAGAACTTTTGGATCTTGCGGGGGTAAGCATTCGAGTTGCAGACATGGGTAAGTTTAAAGATCCGGATGAATTTGCGCAAAATGATCCTGCGGGTTTTGCCCAAGCGCTGGAAAAAAGCAAAGACGTTTATGATTATTTTATAGATTCAGCAAGCAGCAGGTTTAATGCAACGAGCAGTGAAGGTAAAAAGAAAATCGGGCGTGAGGTTTTGCCGATTTTGGGCAAGATTACGGACGACTTGGTGAGAGCGCACTATATCGCCAGGCTTGCTAAGGTGTTGGACCTTGATGTTCAATTGGTTTCGGAGGCTGTCAGTAAAAAGTCCACGTTTATTGGTAGTAGTGATGTTCCAGGCCAGGGTGTTGTTAATAAACAGGTGAGTCAGGAGGATTATTTTCTGGCGCTTTTGGTTTACAAAGAGGACATTGTAAGTGACTTTTTTGAGATACTTAAGGCGCAAGACTTTACAAGTGACAGTGCGAAGAAGTTTTGGGTGGCGCTGCGTGGTATAATTAAGGATCCTAAAATCCGGACTATGAGCCGGGCAGTAGGTAAACTGCCAAAAGATCTTTCCGATTATTGCGACCATCTATATCTTGTCAACCTAAGCCTAGAGTTTGACGATAGGGAATTGTGGGCGCAAGAGGTAATAAAAATTAGCGGTATGATAAAGCGAGCGTCACTTAAAAGACAGCTTGAAGGATTGTCACAGAAGCTAAAAGAGGCTCAAAACAAGGAAAATGACCGCGAAATTGGAATTTTACTCGCGCAATTTGGGAAGATATCAGAAGACATTCGACAACTAGAAGCAAATAGTTAA
- a CDS encoding SIMPL domain-containing protein (The SIMPL domain is named for its presence in mouse protein SIMPL (signalling molecule that associates with mouse pelle-like kinase). Bacterial member BP26, from Brucella, was shown to assemble into a channel-like structure, while YggE from E. coli has been associated with resistance to oxidative stress.), which yields MRNKPGYTALIWPIVIVILTLAAFWLRPWEAKTQETISVTAEGRTQATPNVAKVSATIETTNDNLDKAREENSQKVSNLVSAIKQLGVEEKDIKTQNLSGGPGYETSVGGTEPAPMIYPAPPRPNTNQVSTTLEITVRNFDKSDEVLAALTQNGATNLYGPNLTIDDETMEQARSKAREDAVEEAKSKAEELAKLSGRKLGKAVKIQEQGDFGYPVPMMARSEADLMQKASQIQPGQNEVTINLAVDFALK from the coding sequence ATGAGAAATAAGCCAGGATACACAGCACTTATTTGGCCAATAGTAATTGTAATTCTTACTCTCGCCGCTTTTTGGCTAAGACCCTGGGAAGCGAAAACCCAAGAAACAATTTCAGTAACCGCTGAGGGTAGAACTCAAGCAACTCCAAATGTCGCCAAAGTCTCCGCAACTATCGAGACTACAAACGATAACTTAGACAAAGCTCGAGAAGAAAATAGCCAGAAAGTATCAAATCTCGTTTCGGCAATTAAACAGCTAGGCGTTGAGGAAAAAGATATCAAGACTCAAAACCTCTCCGGCGGGCCAGGCTATGAAACTTCCGTAGGCGGCACGGAACCCGCACCCATGATTTATCCCGCGCCTCCCCGACCAAATACTAATCAAGTTTCGACTACTTTAGAAATCACAGTGCGAAACTTTGATAAATCGGACGAGGTACTTGCAGCACTCACTCAAAATGGAGCAACCAACCTTTACGGCCCGAACCTAACGATCGACGATGAAACCATGGAACAAGCAAGGAGTAAGGCCAGAGAAGACGCGGTAGAAGAAGCAAAGAGTAAAGCCGAAGAACTCGCGAAACTTTCCGGAAGAAAACTCGGCAAAGCTGTAAAGATTCAAGAGCAAGGTGATTTTGGATACCCTGTTCCGATGATGGCAAGAAGCGAAGCAGATCTCATGCAGAAAGCAAGCCAGATCCAACCCGGTCAGAACGAAGTTACGATCAATCTAGCAGTCGATTTCGCCCTCAAATAG